The Rubripirellula amarantea genome includes the window GGCCAAAGCAAAAGACATCAACCCGATCATCGGTTACGAAGCCTACATCGCGCCGGGTTCGCGATTTGATAAAGGCGGTGCGTCGTCCAGCAAGGATGCATCCTATCACCTCACGTTGCTCGCCCAGAATCACACCGGCTACAAGAACCTGATCAAGTTGGCCTCGGCTGCTTCGTTGGAAGGTTTCTACTTCAAGCCGCGAATCGATAAAGAGATCCTAGAAAAATACAGCGAAGGCATTGTTTGTTTGTCGGGCTGCGTGAGCAGCGAATTCTCTCGCTGTGTGATGAAGGGACTTGATACCGAAGGAGTCGAGAAGCAGGCTCGCGACATTGCAGGTTGGTTTCATAAGGTTTTCGAGGATCGTTACTTCATCGAGATCATGAACAACGATGTCGAAATTCAACGGATGCAATTGGAATCCGCCGTTGAAATGGCAAAACGAATGGGGTTGCCGTTGGTTGCCACAAGCGATTGCCACTATGTCAATCAAGAAGATGCCGAAGCACAAGACATCATGTTGTGCATCAACACGGGACGATTTCGAACGGATAAGTCTCGGATGAAAATGGAGAACGACCAGTTCTTCTTGCGCAGTCCCGATCAGATGTACGAGAAATTCCCGGGGCTCGAGGACGCGGTCGCTCGCAGTCAAGAGATCGCGGATTCGGTTCACATCGACATCGAATTCAACAAGTACTTCTTCCCCGGTTTTGAATGTCCCGAGCAAAAAACGCCGCTGGATTACCTGCGTGAACTCTGCGTTAAAGGCCTGAAGGAACGCTATCAGGGCGACGAGGAACGGATATCGGCTGAAGGCGAACTGAGCGAAGAAGTCATGGCCCGCTTGGATCGTGAACTCGATGTGATCGAAAAACTTGGCTATCCGACTTACTTCTTGATTGTGTGGGACTTTGTTGAATACGCGCGCAGTGTCGGCATCAGTGCGACGGCTCGGGGAAGTGGTGTGGGAGCGATCGTGTGTTACGCGCTTTACATGTCACACGTTTGTCCGCTGCGTTACGACTTGCTGTTTGAGCGATTTCTCGATGAATCACGTACCGAGCCGCCTGATATCGACATCGACTTCGAAAAAGAGCGTCGCGTCGAGGTTATCGAATATGTCAAACGCAAGTATGGCAACGAAATGGTTTGCCAGATCGGAACCTTTGGAACGTTGGCCGCTCGGGCTGCGATCAAGGACGTCGGCCGTGCACTCGGTGTGCCGCTGGGCCGAGTCAACCAGATCACCGAGATGGTGCCTGATGAGCTAAAGATCACGATCAAGAGTGCAATCGAGAAGAGCGCCGACCTGAAGCAATGCTACGAGGGCGATCCCGAAATTCGCGAGTTGCTTGACTTGGCGATGAAGATCGAAGGTCTCGCGCGGAACGTTGGAACGCACGCCGCCGCGGTCGTGATCGCCGATAAACCGCTCGATGAATACGTGCCGCTGACTCGCGTGCCGGGCAAGCAGGAAGTCATCACGCAGTGGGCGATGGCCGATGTGGAAGCGTCGGGTCTGTTGAAGATGGACTTCTTGGGTTTGCGCAACCTGACGATGCTTTCGCGAACGGTCCAATTGATCAAGCAAACGACCGGCAAGGATTTGGACATCCAGCGTTTGCCACTCGATGACAAGGCCTCCTACGCGTTGTTGCAACGAGGCGAAACGAAGGGCGTGTTTCAGTTGGAATCCGGTGGGATTCGCGACTTGCTGACACGAATGAAGCCTGACCGTTTCAACGACATCATTGCGACCGCAGCGTTGTATCGCCCGGGGCCACTGGAAGGCGGGATGGTCGACGACTACGTGAACATCAAGCACGGTCGCCAGCAACCTGAATACAAACACCCGGTGTTGAAGGAAGTGCTCGAGGAAACTAACTCGATCATGGTGTACCAGGAACAGGTGATGCGGATCCTGAACCGATTGGGCAAGATTCCGCTAGCCAACGCATACACGTGCATCAAGGCGATCAGCAAGAAGAAACAATCGTTGATCGACGCCAACCACGAAGCCTTCATCGTTGGTGCGGTGGAAAACGGCTTGGCTGAAAAAGACGCTCAAGACATCTGGAACCTGATCGTCAAATTCGCTGGCTATGGTTTCAACAAGTCTCACAGTACTGCCTATGCCCTGGTCGCCTATCAGACCGCCTACCTGAAGGCTCACTATCCGTGTGAGTTCATGGCGGCGCTTCTGTCGAGCGATATTTCGGGACGAAACTTCAAACGCAAGGATGCACTCGTTGAGCACATGGAAGATTGCGATCGAATGCAGATCGAGGTCGTTGCGCCGAGTGTAAACACCAGCGGCGCCGACTTTACCGTGGGTGACGGACAGATCTTTTTTGCATTGTCGGCAATCAAGGGATGTGGTGGAGCGACAGGAATTGCGATTGAGGAAGAACGCAAAAAGAACGGGCCCTATCGAGATATCTTCGACTTCTGCGAACGAGTTGACCCGGCGGCGTGTAACAAGAGTGCAATCGAAACGCTCATCAAAGCTGGCGCGATGGACTGTTTCGGCGCGAAACGCGCTCAATTGGTCGCGGTGATCGAACGTGCGGTGCAGGCCGGTGCTGCGGTTCAAGCGGACAAGAAGAGTGGTCAAACGAGTTTGTTTGGCGCGTTTGATGATGAGGAAGACGAGGAAACCGTCAGCGCGCCTGCATCGCTACCCGAAATGGACGAATGGCCTGATCGGGAAAAGTTGATCTTCGAAAAGGAAGTTCTCGGCTATTACCTGGACTCACACCCGTTGGCCGAATTTGAAAAGAAACTTGCGACCTTCCGGACTCATACCACGGATAAGTTGGGCGACGTGAAGGATCGCGGCGAAGTGATTCTTGGTGGCATGATCAGTTCCCTCAAAATTGCTCACACCAAAAATCCCAAGCCTGGCCAACCTTCAAAGTACGCAAACTTCGACTTGGAAGACATGCAGGGGGCGATCCGTTGCATCTCTTGGCCAAAGGGTTTCGCTGATCACGGTGATAAGATTCAACCCGATGCGGTGGTGTTGGCCAAAGGTAAGGTCGACCGCCGTGGCGGTGGCGATGAAGCCAACCTGATCATTGACGA containing:
- the dnaE gene encoding DNA polymerase III subunit alpha gives rise to the protein MNAIITDSPSDDGQTKTVRPFAHLHCHSHYSLLDGAGDIGKLVNRASEHGMTALALTDHGNLHGALEFYRKAKAKDINPIIGYEAYIAPGSRFDKGGASSSKDASYHLTLLAQNHTGYKNLIKLASAASLEGFYFKPRIDKEILEKYSEGIVCLSGCVSSEFSRCVMKGLDTEGVEKQARDIAGWFHKVFEDRYFIEIMNNDVEIQRMQLESAVEMAKRMGLPLVATSDCHYVNQEDAEAQDIMLCINTGRFRTDKSRMKMENDQFFLRSPDQMYEKFPGLEDAVARSQEIADSVHIDIEFNKYFFPGFECPEQKTPLDYLRELCVKGLKERYQGDEERISAEGELSEEVMARLDRELDVIEKLGYPTYFLIVWDFVEYARSVGISATARGSGVGAIVCYALYMSHVCPLRYDLLFERFLDESRTEPPDIDIDFEKERRVEVIEYVKRKYGNEMVCQIGTFGTLAARAAIKDVGRALGVPLGRVNQITEMVPDELKITIKSAIEKSADLKQCYEGDPEIRELLDLAMKIEGLARNVGTHAAAVVIADKPLDEYVPLTRVPGKQEVITQWAMADVEASGLLKMDFLGLRNLTMLSRTVQLIKQTTGKDLDIQRLPLDDKASYALLQRGETKGVFQLESGGIRDLLTRMKPDRFNDIIATAALYRPGPLEGGMVDDYVNIKHGRQQPEYKHPVLKEVLEETNSIMVYQEQVMRILNRLGKIPLANAYTCIKAISKKKQSLIDANHEAFIVGAVENGLAEKDAQDIWNLIVKFAGYGFNKSHSTAYALVAYQTAYLKAHYPCEFMAALLSSDISGRNFKRKDALVEHMEDCDRMQIEVVAPSVNTSGADFTVGDGQIFFALSAIKGCGGATGIAIEEERKKNGPYRDIFDFCERVDPAACNKSAIETLIKAGAMDCFGAKRAQLVAVIERAVQAGAAVQADKKSGQTSLFGAFDDEEDEETVSAPASLPEMDEWPDREKLIFEKEVLGYYLDSHPLAEFEKKLATFRTHTTDKLGDVKDRGEVILGGMISSLKIAHTKNPKPGQPSKYANFDLEDMQGAIRCISWPKGFADHGDKIQPDAVVLAKGKVDRRGGGDEANLIIDEITLFEDLEGRYTHGMRLCLDEREHDAKTVSGLREILRGYPGKQELLLSLQMNEGDVVQMKANKQRVEITPELRTRLDDFLGTGRYRLLMSKPRG